One genomic window of Bradyrhizobium sp. CCGE-LA001 includes the following:
- a CDS encoding TetR/AcrR family transcriptional regulator, giving the protein MRYVGDHRRQTHRRIVENASYGLRQNGAEGLSVVELMKLAGLTHGGFYNHFESRAALVGEAIAFAMDQTAERWKKLANRKANEDRFETLIADYLSSRHRDNPRQGCALPALAADVARSSPREQRALASKLEKMIDILVEMLPAEGPQQARQIATSAIATMVGSIMLSRAVGAGKLSDDILDAGRMTVCGRTHKRQRRTAKAMTCDKQ; this is encoded by the coding sequence ATGCGTTACGTAGGAGACCATAGGCGCCAGACCCACAGGCGGATCGTTGAAAATGCCTCCTACGGCTTGCGTCAAAACGGTGCCGAAGGACTTAGCGTTGTCGAGTTGATGAAGCTCGCGGGTCTTACGCACGGCGGGTTCTATAACCATTTCGAGTCGCGTGCCGCGCTTGTTGGCGAGGCAATTGCGTTTGCGATGGACCAGACGGCCGAGCGGTGGAAGAAACTGGCGAACCGGAAGGCGAACGAGGACCGTTTCGAGACGTTGATCGCCGATTATCTCAGTTCCCGCCACCGCGACAATCCCAGACAGGGTTGCGCGCTTCCAGCCCTGGCCGCTGATGTCGCTCGATCGAGCCCGAGGGAGCAACGGGCGCTCGCCTCCAAGCTGGAGAAGATGATCGACATCCTGGTCGAAATGCTTCCCGCCGAGGGTCCTCAACAGGCACGCCAAATCGCGACGAGCGCCATCGCGACCATGGTTGGATCGATCATGCTATCGCGTGCTGTCGGCGCCGGGAAGCTTTCCGACGATATTCTCGACGCCGGACGGATGACTGTCTGCGGCCGGACTCACAAGCGACAGCGCAGAACAGCAAAGGCGATGACCTGCGACAAGCAATAA
- a CDS encoding SDR family oxidoreductase: MTQSPSDTRTSASGVALIVGGGPGISSSCARLFAENGMRVAVAARNPGKAVLETLEKMHGVRRYACDASEPAAVAQLFEDVVQEVGTPRLVVHNIDGRVSGIFRKTVVEADPVMAFETLRNAAFSAFLVGQQAARLMLGNEPDANGARGTIIFTNASAALKGFPSSGAFAMACHAKSGLAQSMARELMPRGIHVANVPIDAAIGWTQEDGTRAHRLAGTTVDDNMADPAHIAETYLQLHRQHRSTWAFEVVLRPWVEKW; encoded by the coding sequence ATGACTCAGTCACCCAGCGACACTCGCACTTCCGCATCTGGCGTTGCACTCATCGTCGGCGGTGGGCCGGGCATCAGCTCGAGTTGCGCCAGGCTGTTTGCGGAGAACGGCATGCGCGTCGCCGTCGCAGCCAGGAATCCGGGAAAAGCCGTCCTTGAGACCCTGGAGAAGATGCATGGCGTGCGTCGCTACGCCTGCGATGCAAGCGAACCGGCGGCCGTGGCGCAGCTGTTCGAAGACGTCGTTCAAGAGGTCGGGACGCCAAGGCTTGTCGTGCACAACATCGACGGTCGCGTTTCCGGCATTTTCCGCAAGACGGTGGTCGAGGCCGACCCGGTCATGGCGTTCGAGACGCTTCGCAACGCCGCGTTCTCTGCGTTTCTGGTGGGCCAACAGGCCGCTCGGCTGATGCTCGGAAACGAGCCTGATGCCAATGGCGCGCGAGGAACGATTATTTTCACGAACGCCAGCGCCGCGCTCAAGGGCTTTCCATCGAGTGGTGCATTTGCGATGGCGTGCCATGCCAAGTCCGGGCTCGCGCAAAGCATGGCGAGAGAATTGATGCCGCGGGGAATCCACGTGGCGAATGTGCCGATCGACGCCGCGATCGGCTGGACTCAGGAGGACGGCACCCGGGCGCACCGGCTGGCGGGAACGACTGTCGACGACAACATGGCCGACCCCGCTCACATTGCCGAGACCTATCTGCAACTGCACCGCCAACATCGCTCGACCTGGGCCTTTGAAGTCGTGCTGCGGCCGTGGGTCGAGAAATGGTAG
- a CDS encoding class I adenylate-forming enzyme family protein — translation MRSVDKLTAAELLDGLPSRVHEVYEPFVRDIPDHPAFVEGGRSWSYRQFSDAVDAAAKDLAGLGIRPGDRLIVASENSVALGVMLFAASKLDAWGIPVNPRLSAREIDLIGTHSGARRVLFNSALSKEAADHATRVGATIAAVGPFGGIGVGPLNTNAEAEPVEKDGARQVAGLLYTSGTTGAPKGVMLSHRNLLFTARTSGILRRSGPDDRVYGVLPMSHIVGYAILLISTLMHGGTLHVVAKADPAALAHAIAEEGITSLFGVPATYQRLLEHKAVKGIRRLERGRLRIMAVAGAPLDLDLKKRVEDEFGIPLLNNYGITECSPGLTGVRSEQPVPDESVGPFLPGIEHRIVDGQGKNVPTGEVGELHVRGPNIMLGYYRAPDLTAAAIDGQGWFNTGDLARVNGKGHLYIAGRTKELIIRSGFNVYPAEVEAVLNAHEQVVQSAVVGRKVGGNEEVVAFVQLLPGASISAEDLKAYAAQLLTSYKRPTELIVLDALPSASTGKILKHKLREMANEQVAPKPSRAAAAG, via the coding sequence ATGAGGAGCGTGGACAAGCTCACCGCAGCCGAATTGTTGGACGGCCTGCCGTCCAGAGTGCACGAGGTCTACGAGCCGTTCGTGCGGGATATTCCGGATCATCCGGCCTTCGTGGAAGGCGGGCGTTCTTGGAGCTACCGGCAGTTCTCGGACGCAGTCGACGCCGCGGCAAAGGATCTCGCCGGTTTGGGCATCAGGCCTGGTGATCGCCTGATCGTTGCCAGCGAGAACAGCGTGGCCCTCGGCGTGATGCTCTTCGCGGCGAGCAAGCTCGATGCCTGGGGTATTCCGGTCAATCCCCGCCTTTCGGCCCGAGAGATCGATCTGATCGGGACGCACAGCGGTGCCAGACGCGTACTGTTCAACTCGGCGCTATCGAAGGAAGCGGCCGATCATGCCACCCGGGTCGGTGCGACTATCGCCGCCGTCGGGCCATTTGGTGGAATCGGTGTCGGTCCTCTCAATACGAATGCGGAAGCGGAGCCCGTCGAGAAGGATGGCGCCCGCCAGGTCGCCGGCCTCTTATACACCTCGGGCACGACCGGTGCGCCGAAGGGCGTCATGCTGAGTCACCGCAACCTCCTCTTCACCGCAAGGACGTCGGGAATCCTTCGCCGCAGCGGCCCAGACGACCGTGTCTACGGCGTGCTGCCGATGTCGCACATCGTCGGGTATGCGATCCTGCTGATCTCGACGCTGATGCACGGCGGCACGTTGCATGTCGTAGCCAAGGCCGATCCCGCCGCGCTGGCTCATGCCATCGCCGAGGAGGGGATTACGAGCCTGTTCGGCGTGCCTGCCACATATCAGCGGCTGCTTGAGCACAAAGCGGTCAAAGGCATCCGACGGCTCGAACGGGGGAGGCTGCGGATCATGGCTGTCGCCGGTGCTCCGCTCGACCTCGATCTCAAGAAGCGCGTCGAGGACGAGTTTGGAATCCCGCTGCTGAACAATTACGGCATAACGGAATGCTCACCGGGTCTCACGGGGGTCCGTTCGGAACAACCTGTCCCGGATGAGTCGGTCGGCCCGTTTCTTCCCGGCATCGAGCACCGCATCGTGGACGGACAAGGAAAGAACGTGCCGACCGGCGAGGTGGGCGAATTGCACGTGCGGGGTCCGAACATCATGCTCGGCTACTATCGTGCGCCCGACCTGACGGCGGCGGCGATCGATGGGCAGGGATGGTTCAACACGGGGGATCTCGCGCGGGTGAACGGCAAGGGGCATCTCTATATCGCCGGCCGCACCAAGGAGCTTATCATCCGCTCCGGCTTCAACGTTTATCCCGCCGAGGTGGAGGCGGTCCTGAACGCGCACGAGCAGGTCGTTCAGTCGGCCGTCGTCGGACGAAAGGTTGGGGGCAACGAGGAGGTCGTCGCGTTCGTTCAGCTTCTCCCCGGTGCGAGCATCAGCGCGGAAGACCTCAAGGCGTACGCGGCCCAATTGCTCACGTCCTACAAGCGTCCGACCGAATTGATCGTGCTTGACGCTCTGCCCTCGGCCTCCACCGGAAAGATACTGAAGCACAAGTTGCGGGAGATGGCGAACGAGCAGGTCGCCCCGAAGCCGTCCCGTGCGGCAGCCGCTGGCTGA
- a CDS encoding enoyl-CoA hydratase-related protein, producing MTDGSISVDTGTDELLCAIRDRVAVITLNRPEARNSLSDHLTPALRRMIKQNGDDPEVGALLITGAGTAFCSGGDVKGMGDNAAAPAVSFSDKVARLRERQRTLTGVLVSVRKPTIAALPGPTAGAGLAIALACDLRIAAESAIMTTGYARIALTGDYGISWLLTRLAGTARARELMFLSERISARRCEALGLVNRAVPDSDLQREAFEMARALANGPTRAYASMKDNLDLALSADFLTSLDQEAERMVVAAGTAQHAEAVRAFTEKRPPTYR from the coding sequence ATGACTGATGGATCCATCTCGGTTGATACGGGGACGGACGAACTGCTGTGCGCCATCCGGGATCGCGTCGCGGTGATTACCTTGAACCGGCCCGAAGCCCGTAATTCGCTGTCCGATCATCTCACGCCGGCGTTGCGCCGGATGATCAAACAGAATGGAGATGATCCTGAGGTCGGAGCCCTCCTGATAACAGGTGCAGGCACTGCCTTTTGTTCGGGCGGCGATGTCAAGGGGATGGGCGACAACGCTGCCGCGCCGGCTGTGTCATTCAGCGACAAGGTTGCGCGGTTGCGGGAACGTCAGCGAACCCTGACCGGCGTACTTGTTTCGGTGCGGAAGCCCACCATCGCGGCCTTGCCGGGACCGACAGCTGGCGCCGGGCTTGCGATCGCACTCGCTTGCGACCTTCGTATTGCAGCCGAATCCGCCATCATGACGACTGGCTACGCCAGGATTGCGCTCACCGGCGATTACGGCATTTCGTGGCTGTTGACCCGGCTTGCCGGGACGGCACGTGCCCGCGAACTCATGTTTTTGTCCGAGCGGATCAGTGCACGGCGCTGCGAAGCATTGGGCCTCGTAAATCGCGCGGTGCCTGACTCCGACCTGCAACGCGAGGCATTCGAAATGGCGAGAGCATTGGCGAATGGCCCGACGAGAGCCTATGCCTCCATGAAGGATAATCTCGACCTTGCGCTGTCGGCCGACTTCCTGACGTCACTGGACCAAGAGGCCGAGAGGATGGTCGTTGCAGCGGGCACTGCGCAGCACGCCGAAGCGGTCCGGGCTTTTACTGAGAAGCGTCCGCCGACTTACAGGTGA
- a CDS encoding molybdopterin-dependent oxidoreductase, which produces MTAGKWLKTACNLCYVNCGIEVWVNEGRLEKVRGDRSNPKSQGYLCNKAARIPYYAHHRDRLTSPLRRRPDGGFDEIEWDVAIAEIAQRLRHIVDRYGGKSIALYGGGGQGNHAGGAYASGLLRALGSRSVFNALSQEKTGDFWVNGHMFGSQTCHTSEDVHHCDLLLVIGANPWIAHGFPNARDHLNQIRKDPARKLIVIDPRRTETAEMADLHLAVRPGADAFLLGALLATLVRSDRIDHAFIQEHTIGFTEVTQALLNIPVEEWAAAADISIAELERCAAMIAAAKAMVVRVELGIQQGINSTLNSYLEKLLIMLSGNFGREGTNQLHSWLQPLWGNSPNQTFAPTGDAIIGGLLPPNIFPEAVLKDHPDRLRCAWIDSSNPANTAANTVAVERALQSLELCVVVDVAMTETARLAHYVLPASTQYEKTEFTLFNFEFPTNYFHVRAGVLPPLAGTLPEPEIYTRFAVALGLLPGDNVLAPLREIARRSRPEFAAAFRSFIAENPAAVPALVLYHTLGQTLPDGTAAAAPLWSAALACAKRSPQAVRRAIGASEQVADHQLGDLLFDTIVAARQGTAVTRHDYDEVWSLISHSDRKVRLVVPQMLEWLARLDPHAAVAPKEFPFMLAAGGRRMFNANQIFRDPAWRREDPDGALLINSSDLSELGAKDGDWIAVESTVGRLVVRCKVDDAMRNGQLALPHGYGQAYPASDGERLINGPRINLLTESGNRDPIAGTPYHKNVAVRLALVSAHEAATYQSQSERIHKRSAGQ; this is translated from the coding sequence ATGACGGCCGGCAAGTGGCTTAAGACAGCCTGCAACCTGTGTTACGTAAACTGCGGCATCGAGGTCTGGGTGAATGAGGGGCGCCTTGAGAAGGTACGAGGCGACCGTTCAAACCCGAAGTCGCAAGGCTATCTGTGCAACAAGGCGGCGCGCATTCCCTATTATGCGCATCACAGGGACCGGCTCACGAGCCCGCTGCGTCGTCGCCCCGATGGCGGCTTTGATGAGATCGAGTGGGACGTCGCGATCGCAGAAATCGCACAGCGGCTGCGGCACATCGTTGACAGGTATGGCGGCAAGAGTATTGCCCTTTATGGCGGCGGCGGGCAGGGCAACCATGCTGGTGGCGCCTACGCAAGTGGCTTGTTGCGTGCGCTGGGCTCGCGCAGCGTCTTCAACGCGCTTTCGCAGGAAAAAACCGGAGACTTCTGGGTCAATGGCCACATGTTCGGCAGCCAAACCTGCCACACCTCAGAGGACGTCCATCATTGCGATCTCTTGCTTGTCATCGGTGCCAATCCCTGGATCGCGCACGGCTTCCCCAATGCGCGCGACCATCTCAATCAGATCCGCAAGGATCCCGCACGCAAGCTGATCGTCATCGACCCTCGGCGGACCGAAACCGCAGAGATGGCGGATCTGCATCTTGCGGTTCGCCCCGGCGCCGACGCGTTTCTCCTTGGCGCGCTGCTGGCAACGCTCGTCCGTTCCGACCGGATCGACCACGCCTTTATTCAGGAGCACACGATCGGCTTCACGGAAGTGACGCAAGCGCTATTGAACATCCCCGTTGAGGAATGGGCGGCCGCCGCCGATATCTCGATCGCGGAGCTGGAGCGATGCGCGGCGATGATCGCGGCCGCGAAGGCCATGGTGGTTCGGGTTGAACTCGGCATCCAGCAAGGCATCAACTCGACACTCAATTCCTATCTCGAGAAGCTCCTGATCATGCTTTCCGGCAATTTCGGCCGTGAAGGTACCAACCAATTGCATAGCTGGCTTCAACCGCTTTGGGGAAACTCTCCGAACCAGACATTCGCGCCGACTGGCGACGCGATCATTGGCGGCTTGCTGCCGCCCAACATTTTCCCCGAAGCGGTTCTCAAGGACCATCCCGACCGGTTGCGCTGCGCCTGGATCGACAGCTCCAATCCCGCCAACACCGCCGCAAATACCGTGGCGGTGGAGCGCGCGTTGCAATCGCTAGAGCTATGCGTTGTGGTCGACGTTGCGATGACCGAAACCGCACGGCTCGCGCACTACGTTCTTCCAGCGTCCACGCAATACGAGAAGACTGAATTTACCCTATTCAACTTCGAATTTCCGACGAACTATTTTCACGTTCGCGCCGGTGTTCTGCCGCCACTTGCCGGGACCTTGCCGGAGCCCGAGATCTACACGCGGTTTGCCGTCGCCCTGGGGCTTCTGCCGGGTGACAATGTGCTCGCGCCGCTACGCGAAATAGCACGGCGCTCGCGACCTGAATTCGCCGCTGCCTTCCGCTCTTTCATCGCGGAAAACCCTGCGGCTGTGCCTGCCCTGGTGCTCTACCATACGCTGGGGCAGACGCTGCCGGATGGCACGGCGGCCGCGGCTCCCTTGTGGAGCGCCGCACTGGCTTGCGCGAAGCGATCGCCGCAAGCGGTGCGGCGGGCGATCGGCGCATCCGAGCAGGTGGCGGACCATCAGCTCGGAGACCTCCTGTTCGACACCATCGTGGCCGCCCGGCAGGGCACGGCGGTTACCCGGCACGACTATGACGAGGTCTGGTCATTGATCAGCCATTCGGATCGCAAGGTTCGGCTGGTTGTCCCGCAGATGCTGGAATGGCTGGCGCGCCTCGATCCGCATGCCGCCGTCGCGCCAAAGGAGTTCCCGTTCATGCTGGCGGCTGGTGGCCGACGCATGTTCAACGCCAACCAGATCTTTCGCGATCCAGCGTGGCGTCGCGAGGACCCGGACGGCGCCCTGTTGATCAATTCGAGCGATCTGAGCGAGTTGGGTGCGAAGGATGGCGACTGGATCGCCGTCGAGTCGACCGTCGGGCGGCTCGTCGTCCGCTGCAAGGTGGATGACGCCATGCGGAACGGCCAATTGGCGCTGCCGCACGGCTACGGTCAGGCCTACCCGGCATCAGACGGAGAGCGCCTGATCAACGGGCCGCGCATCAATCTACTCACCGAGAGCGGCAACCGCGATCCCATTGCGGGCACGCCCTACCACAAGAATGTCGCGGTTCGACTGGCCCTGGTGTCCGCACACGAGGCTGCCACTTATCAGTCGCAGTCCGAGCGAATTCATAAGAGGTCGGCCGGACAATAA
- a CDS encoding acetyl-CoA C-acyltransferase — MAAASDPVVILSAARTPLGRFMGELSPLSAHKLGSHVIGAALERAKLAPERIDEVFMGNVLPAGQGQAPARQAARGAKLPDATGATTINKVCGSGMKATMLAHDIINAGSAEIVLSGGMESMSNAPYLLAKARGGYRAGHDRIIDHMLMDGLEDAYETGRSMGDFGEATAEAYQFTRKDQDDYAIETLTRARKAVEGGAFKAEIAPITLTEKAGPRIISNDEHPLKVDPAKIPGLKAAFRANGTITPAASSANADGAAALILAKRSVADRDGLPVLAEIKGHATHSQEPQWFTTAPIPAIRKLLDKVGWSVGDVDLFEINEAFAVVAMAAQKDLGIPREKLNINGGACALGHPIGATGARLIVTLLHALETRNLKRGVASLCIGGGEATAIAVERIVR, encoded by the coding sequence ATGGCCGCCGCTTCCGATCCCGTCGTCATCCTCTCCGCAGCCCGGACGCCGCTCGGCCGCTTCATGGGCGAGCTATCGCCGCTCAGCGCACACAAGCTCGGCTCTCATGTGATTGGAGCAGCTCTGGAACGGGCCAAGCTGGCGCCCGAACGGATCGACGAGGTATTCATGGGCAACGTGCTGCCGGCCGGACAAGGCCAGGCGCCGGCGCGCCAGGCCGCGCGCGGCGCCAAATTGCCGGATGCTACCGGCGCTACCACCATCAACAAGGTCTGCGGCTCCGGCATGAAGGCCACCATGCTCGCTCACGACATCATCAATGCGGGCTCCGCCGAGATTGTTCTGTCTGGCGGCATGGAGAGCATGAGCAATGCGCCCTATTTGCTGGCCAAGGCGCGTGGCGGCTATCGCGCCGGCCACGACCGCATCATCGACCACATGCTGATGGACGGGCTGGAAGACGCCTATGAGACGGGACGCTCGATGGGCGACTTCGGCGAGGCCACGGCGGAGGCCTATCAATTCACCCGCAAGGACCAGGACGACTATGCAATCGAGACCTTGACCCGGGCACGCAAGGCGGTTGAAGGCGGCGCCTTCAAGGCGGAGATCGCTCCGATTACGTTGACCGAGAAGGCCGGGCCCCGGATCATCTCCAATGACGAGCATCCGCTCAAAGTCGATCCCGCCAAAATCCCAGGGCTGAAAGCCGCATTCCGCGCCAACGGCACCATCACGCCCGCAGCCTCATCCGCCAATGCTGACGGCGCTGCAGCGCTCATCTTGGCGAAACGCTCGGTTGCCGATCGCGACGGACTCCCGGTGCTCGCCGAGATCAAGGGCCATGCCACCCACAGTCAGGAGCCACAATGGTTCACGACGGCCCCGATCCCCGCTATTCGCAAGCTATTGGACAAGGTCGGCTGGAGCGTTGGCGACGTCGATCTGTTCGAGATCAATGAGGCATTTGCCGTGGTCGCAATGGCAGCGCAGAAGGATCTCGGCATCCCCAGGGAGAAGTTGAACATCAACGGCGGCGCCTGCGCGCTCGGTCATCCGATTGGCGCCACCGGCGCGCGGCTGATCGTGACGCTGCTTCACGCGCTCGAAACGCGGAACCTCAAGCGCGGCGTCGCGTCACTCTGCATCGGCGGCGGCGAAGCTACGGCCATAGCAGTCGAACGCATCGTCCGCTGA
- a CDS encoding winged helix-turn-helix transcriptional regulator translates to MKKLSDQPCMIARSLAIVGDAWSMLIMRDAHAGLTRFDDFRRSLGIAPTMLTGRLSALVDEGLLEKRRYSDRPPRDEYVLTEAGRDFLPVLFAIGAWGRKHRRGGKVTRFFDAENGTEIDPLTIDRATGAPIGTRPIRIAAVE, encoded by the coding sequence ATGAAAAAACTTTCGGACCAGCCCTGCATGATCGCCCGGAGCCTGGCGATTGTCGGGGACGCATGGAGCATGCTGATCATGCGCGATGCCCATGCTGGGCTGACCCGCTTCGACGATTTTCGGAGGAGTCTCGGAATCGCGCCGACGATGCTGACGGGTCGGCTTTCAGCCCTGGTTGACGAGGGATTGCTGGAGAAACGCCGTTATTCAGACCGTCCGCCACGGGACGAATACGTACTGACGGAAGCCGGGCGCGACTTCTTGCCGGTCCTATTCGCGATTGGCGCATGGGGACGCAAGCACCGCCGCGGAGGCAAGGTGACCCGGTTCTTTGATGCCGAGAACGGAACGGAGATCGATCCCCTCACCATCGACCGCGCGACCGGCGCTCCGATCGGAACGCGTCCCATTCGTATCGCCGCAGTCGAATGA
- a CDS encoding alpha/beta fold hydrolase encodes MSNYVSHPGSVVRYVDAPNLSISAAGTTFAYRDVGPRTGVPLILLNHWGAVLDNFDPPIVDGLATRHRVIAIDYRGIGASSGKAPVTVGEMAQDTIALITALGFEKVDLLGFSLGGFVAQEIALKAPGLVRKLILTGTGPAGGKGIEKVGPVSWPLMIKGLLTLRDPKFYLFFTSTANGRRAAKAFLARLKERKADRDKAATPAALLRQLKAIKSWGQQAPQDLGSLRIPVLIANGDNDIMVPTANSTDMARRIPGAQLVIYEDAGHGGIFQYHADFVPKALSFLDA; translated from the coding sequence ATGTCAAACTATGTCAGCCACCCGGGATCGGTCGTGCGCTATGTCGATGCGCCGAATCTCTCGATCAGTGCTGCAGGAACAACCTTCGCCTATCGCGACGTCGGACCGCGCACTGGCGTGCCATTGATCCTTCTCAACCATTGGGGCGCGGTGCTCGACAATTTTGATCCGCCGATCGTCGATGGGCTCGCCACCAGGCATCGCGTCATCGCGATCGACTACCGAGGTATCGGCGCTTCAAGCGGGAAAGCGCCTGTCACCGTCGGCGAAATGGCGCAAGATACGATTGCCCTGATCACCGCGCTGGGCTTTGAAAAAGTCGATCTGCTCGGCTTTTCCCTCGGCGGCTTCGTGGCGCAGGAGATCGCGCTGAAGGCCCCTGGTCTGGTGCGAAAGCTCATTCTGACCGGCACGGGCCCGGCAGGCGGCAAAGGTATCGAGAAGGTTGGGCCGGTGTCCTGGCCGCTGATGATCAAGGGCTTGCTGACTTTGCGAGACCCGAAATTCTACCTGTTCTTCACCTCCACGGCTAATGGTCGCCGGGCCGCAAAGGCCTTTCTGGCAAGGCTGAAGGAGCGCAAGGCAGATCGGGACAAAGCGGCCACGCCAGCGGCCCTGTTGCGGCAACTCAAGGCGATCAAGAGCTGGGGCCAGCAGGCGCCTCAGGATCTCGGCAGCCTCCGTATCCCGGTCCTGATCGCGAATGGCGATAACGACATCATGGTGCCAACCGCAAACAGCACCGACATGGCACGGCGTATCCCGGGCGCACAATTGGTCATCTACGAAGATGCCGGGCATGGCGGGATCTTCCAGTACCACGCCGATTTCGTGCCGAAGGCGCTGTCCTTCCTCGACGCCTGA
- a CDS encoding SDR family NAD(P)-dependent oxidoreductase: protein MGPGTGAAIVKRFSAGGFRIIALARSTELINRLAQELPDVHAMTCDVSEQSQVRTVIADVKRRFGPSDVLIHNAVGGGWGNFREIDPKMLKGNFEVNVMGLLYLAREVAPDMIDRGKGAILVTGNTSSIRGKANFAGFAPTKAAQRILAESIARDVGPLGVHVSYVLIDAVIDTPRMRARMSDKPDEFFIKPTAIADELFHLYGQDRSAWSFLTELRPFNENW, encoded by the coding sequence GTGGGCCCGGGCACGGGAGCTGCCATCGTCAAGCGCTTCTCCGCCGGTGGTTTCCGAATCATCGCGCTTGCTCGCTCTACGGAGCTCATCAATCGCCTTGCGCAAGAGCTTCCTGACGTGCACGCGATGACCTGCGACGTCTCGGAGCAAAGCCAGGTGCGGACCGTAATCGCCGACGTAAAGCGGCGGTTCGGCCCGTCTGACGTTCTCATCCACAACGCGGTAGGTGGGGGCTGGGGGAATTTTCGCGAGATCGATCCGAAGATGCTGAAGGGCAACTTCGAAGTCAACGTGATGGGCCTGTTGTACCTGGCCCGCGAAGTGGCGCCTGACATGATCGATCGGGGTAAGGGCGCAATCCTCGTGACCGGCAACACGTCTTCGATCCGAGGCAAAGCCAATTTCGCCGGCTTCGCGCCGACAAAGGCAGCGCAACGCATTCTGGCCGAGTCGATCGCACGTGACGTGGGACCTCTCGGCGTCCACGTCTCCTACGTTCTCATCGACGCCGTTATCGATACGCCCCGGATGCGCGCGCGGATGAGCGACAAACCGGATGAATTCTTCATCAAGCCTACCGCGATCGCCGACGAATTGTTTCATCTCTACGGTCAGGACCGCTCGGCATGGTCGTTTCTCACGGAACTGCGGCCATTCAACGAAAATTGGTGA
- a CDS encoding NADP-dependent oxidoreductase, whose protein sequence is MKAFVVDKYQKKGALRLADMPESELRDHDVLVRIHATAVNVLDSKLRDGEFKLILPYRPPFILGHDVAGTVVRAGRNVRRFKAGDEVYARPRDHRIGTFAELVAINEADVAPKPANISMEEAASIPLVGLTAWQALVEVGKLKPGQKVFIQAGSGGVGTFAIQLAKHLGAVVATTTSAKNAELVKSLGADLVIDYKTQDFEKVLSGYDLVLHSQDAKTLEKSLRVLKPGGLLISISGPPDPEFAREQGMNFFLKLVMRLLSHGVRKKARKLGVRFSFLFMRAQGQQLREITSLIESGVIRPVVDKVFPFEKTGDALAYVETGRAKGKVVIAVTH, encoded by the coding sequence ATGAAGGCATTCGTCGTCGACAAATACCAGAAGAAGGGCGCTCTGCGCCTCGCAGACATGCCGGAATCGGAGTTGCGGGACCATGATGTCCTGGTGCGGATTCACGCAACTGCTGTGAACGTCCTGGACTCCAAGCTCAGGGATGGAGAATTCAAACTCATCCTGCCGTATCGCCCACCTTTCATTCTGGGCCACGATGTTGCCGGAACGGTCGTGAGGGCTGGCCGCAATGTCAGGCGGTTCAAGGCAGGCGACGAGGTCTATGCACGGCCGCGCGATCATCGGATCGGAACATTCGCCGAACTCGTTGCCATCAACGAAGCCGACGTGGCGCCGAAGCCTGCGAACATCAGCATGGAAGAGGCTGCGTCCATCCCGCTGGTGGGACTGACCGCCTGGCAGGCGCTGGTCGAGGTGGGCAAGCTGAAGCCTGGCCAGAAGGTCTTCATCCAGGCTGGCTCCGGGGGCGTCGGGACTTTCGCGATCCAACTCGCCAAGCATCTTGGCGCGGTCGTGGCGACGACGACGAGCGCGAAAAATGCCGAGCTGGTCAAGAGCCTCGGCGCGGACCTGGTCATCGACTACAAGACGCAGGATTTCGAGAAGGTTTTGTCGGGCTACGATCTGGTCCTGCACAGCCAGGACGCCAAGACGCTTGAAAAATCTCTGCGCGTGCTCAAGCCGGGCGGCCTGCTCATCTCGATCTCCGGGCCGCCCGACCCGGAATTCGCGAGGGAGCAGGGCATGAACTTCTTCCTGAAACTGGTGATGCGCTTGCTGAGCCATGGCGTGCGGAAGAAAGCCAGAAAACTTGGCGTGCGCTTCTCATTCCTGTTCATGCGTGCGCAAGGACAGCAGCTCCGCGAAATCACGTCCCTGATCGAATCCGGCGTAATCCGTCCGGTCGTCGACAAGGTCTTTCCGTTCGAAAAAACCGGGGACGCGCTCGCCTATGTCGAGACCGGGCGCGCTAAGGGCAAGGTCGTGATTGCCGTTACGCACTAG